A genomic stretch from Anabrus simplex isolate iqAnaSimp1 chromosome 2, ASM4041472v1, whole genome shotgun sequence includes:
- the LOC137498602 gene encoding uncharacterized protein, whose protein sequence is MEDVEIDIELLISLVEARPVLWDKSSDIYKDRDGTRKGWKEVCEGLKEDFGELSDNEKNIFGKEVMKKWGNIRDSFIKSCKKSKEHQRSGSGAFKIKKYVYNDQLQFLKKLTEGRHTEDSLADNTQMGVNDFTERSQELKVPNKEKGSRKRRKPDELEIKMLQALESSGQPNRHLSFFNGIIPSLQTFDDDEIIKFQIGVLQLIENIKRVKRQGFYQSPAVSGVQTPCQYNMCNPGQPLVVQGNSPCISAGSSGIQFPSLGQLHTTCGPYQSTTSALEMSHSDSVSPALSTSSYNTDIDFTSL, encoded by the exons ATGGAGGACGTGGAAATTGACATAGAACTATTGATATCGTTGGTTGAGGCCAGACCTGTATTGTGGGACAAGTCAAGTGATATCTATAAAGATCGGGATGGTACACGGAAGGGGTGGAAGGAAGTATGTGAAGGTCTGAAGGAAGATTTTGGAGAATTGAGTGATAACGAAAAAAACATTTTTG GTAAAGAAGTAATGAAAAAATGGGGAAACATCAGAGATTCTTTCATCAAATCATGTAAAAAGTCAAAAGAACATCAAAGGAGCGGTTCTGGGGCTTTCAAAATAAAAAAGTATGTCTACAACGATCAATTACAATTTTTAAAGAAGCTGACTGAAGGACGTCATACAGAAGATAGCTTGGCCGACAATACACAGATGGGGGTGAACGATTTTACTGAACGGTCTCAGGAATTGAAAGTGCCGAATAAAGAAAAGGGTTCCCGAAAGCGTCGTAAACCTGATGAGCTAGAGATAAAAATGTTGCAGGCACTTGAAAGTAGTGGCCAGCCAAATCGCCACCTGTCATTCTTCAACGGTATTATACCTTCTTTAcaaacatttgatgatgatgaaatcatcAAATTCCAAATAGGTGTCCTTCAACTCATAGAGAATATTAAGCGTGTAAAAAGACAAGGTTTTTATCAGTCTCCAGCCGTTTCCGGTGTGCAAACACCCTGTCAATACAATATGTGCAATCCAGGTCAGCCGCTGGTAGTTCAAGGAAATTCCCCGTGCATTAGTGCTGGATCGTCGGGAATACAATTTCCGTCATTAGGCCAACTTCACACAACTTGTGGCCCATACCAGTCTACAACGTCAGCATTAGAAATGAGTCACTCAGACAGTGTATCTCCGGCGTTATCAACGTCTTCATATAATACAGATATAGACTTTACCTCTCTGTGA
- the LOC137498601 gene encoding uncharacterized protein — protein MDHSRIIAMWLLYRRYRKNKRNRIHWVHPINEKREESGLFYTLFEDLRKDGKKFFNYFRMSISTFDDLHQRLKYNLRRQNTKMRNCIQPEQMLAIAIRYLASGCTFTDLHYNYRIGISTASSIVRDACSSIWSTLQQECIPTPTKGRWETIAAEFEKRANFPHCLGSVDVADSNYRFVYVNIGSFGKDCDSSIFKKCSLWESIETNNQELPEERCLPGTESPNVPYFFVEDEAFALHRHLLRPYGGSNLTLKKRIFNYRLCRARRYVECTFGILSNKWRILHRPINVNPDFAVDIVKACVVLHNFVRDRDGFETEDTMTITGLEDLPSEETARGGLGANNLRNVLADYFLTDIGAVKWQMSKV, from the exons ATGGATCATAGTCGCATTATTGCCATGTGGCTTTTGTATAGACGTTACCGAAAAAACAAAAGGAATAGAATTCATTGGGTTCATCCAATAAATGAAAAGAGGGAGGAATCAGGTCTGTTTTATACGCTATTTGAAGATTTAAGAAAAGATGGAAAAAAGTTCTTTAACTATTTTCGTATGTCCATTTCTACCTTTGATGATTTACATCAGCGGTTAAAATATAATCTTCGGCGTCAGAACACAAAGATGAGGAATTGCATTCAACCTGAGCAGATGTTGGCTATTGCAATAAG ATACTTAGCAAGCGGATGCACTTTCACAGACCTTCACTACAATTACAGAATTGGCATCTCAACAGCCAGCTCTATAGTTAGAGATGCGTGTTCCAGTATTTGGTCCACCTTACAACAGGAATGTATTCCTACACCCACAAAAGGCCGCTGGGAAACAATTGCTGCAGAATTCGAAAAGAGAGCTAACTTTCCTCACTGTCTAGGGTCAGTAGA TGTTGCAGACTCAAATTATAGATTTGTTTATGTAAATATTGGAAGTTTTGGAAAAGACTGTGATTCATCAATTTTCAAAAAGTGTTCATTGTGGGAATCAATCGAGACAAATAATCAGGAGCTACCAGAGGAGAGATGTCTCCCCGGAACAGAAAGTCCTAATGTGCCTTATTTTTTTGTTGAAGACGAAGCGTTTGCACTGCACAGACATCTACTACGCCCTTATGGAGGATCTAACCTCACACTGAAAAAAAGAATTTTCAATTATCGTCTGTGTAGAGCAAGAAGATATGTTGAATGTACATTTGGAATTTTGAGCAACAAATGGAGAATTCTACATAGACCCATAAATGTAAATCCTGATTTTGCCGTAGATATTGTGAAAGCGTGTGTTGTACTACATAACTTTGTCCGTGACAGAGATGGTTTTGAGACTGAGGATACCATGACAATAACTGGATTAGAAGATCTGCCATCTGAAGAAACAGCACGAGGTGGACTGGGAGCAAACAACTTGAGGAATGTATTAGCTGATTATTTCTTAACTGATATTGGTGCCGTCAAGTGGCAAATGTCAAAGGTTTAA